One Peribacillus simplex NBRC 15720 = DSM 1321 genomic region harbors:
- a CDS encoding SDR family NAD(P)-dependent oxidoreductase, which translates to MRLENKVAIVTGGASGIGASTAQLFAEEGAKVVIADFADHGQAVSDELNGKGYDTLFVKTDVTNENDVKNMIEETVNKYGKLDIMFANAGIARDGNIHELSYEQWQKTIDINLSGVFLSDKYAIEQMQKQSTGGAIVNTGSIHSHAGKPGVTAYSAAKGGVKLLTQTLGSTYAKDGIRVNAVCPGYIDTPLIAEAQGEIRQGLIDLHPIGRLGRAEEVAKAVLFLASDDASFVTGTSLIVDGGYTAV; encoded by the coding sequence ATGAGATTGGAAAATAAAGTGGCGATCGTAACAGGGGGAGCAAGCGGAATTGGTGCAAGTACGGCTCAATTATTTGCAGAAGAAGGAGCAAAGGTGGTCATTGCCGATTTTGCTGATCATGGACAAGCTGTATCAGATGAGTTAAATGGAAAAGGGTATGATACTCTTTTTGTTAAAACTGACGTGACGAATGAAAATGACGTAAAGAATATGATCGAAGAGACGGTTAACAAATATGGAAAACTGGATATCATGTTCGCAAACGCAGGGATTGCAAGAGACGGAAACATCCATGAGTTAAGCTATGAACAATGGCAAAAAACAATTGATATTAATTTATCCGGTGTCTTCCTATCCGATAAATATGCGATAGAGCAAATGCAAAAACAATCTACTGGCGGCGCCATTGTCAATACAGGCTCCATCCATAGTCATGCAGGGAAACCGGGGGTAACAGCCTATTCTGCTGCGAAAGGCGGGGTCAAACTATTAACACAAACGTTAGGTTCGACTTATGCCAAAGATGGCATTCGTGTCAATGCAGTTTGCCCAGGATATATTGATACACCACTTATTGCGGAAGCACAAGGTGAAATAAGACAAGGTTTGATCGATTTACATCCAATCGGCCGTTTAGGAAGAGCGGAAGAAGTGGCGAAAGCTGTTCTCTTCCTTGCAAGTGACGATGCATCTTTTGTTACAGGCACAAGCCTTATTGTAGACGGCGGTTATACGGCAGTATAA
- a CDS encoding SDR family NAD(P)-dependent oxidoreductase, translated as MRLENKVAIITGGGTGIGKETALLFAREGAKIVITDINQESGDQAVKDIQAIGGEALFIRHDVSNEEDWKKVAKETIDTFDKVDVLFNNAGIYIIKPVAEIELEEWNRLMSINVTGVFLGMKHIMPLMAKQNKGSVINASSIAGLIGAPGHVLYGASKGAVRTMTKDAAIEYASKGVRVNSIHPGYIDTGMADYASEQTGSSKDELGKEFPLGHLGSVNNVANTVLFIASDESSYTTGTEFVIDGGATAR; from the coding sequence ATGAGACTTGAAAACAAAGTGGCAATCATTACAGGCGGGGGTACTGGAATCGGGAAAGAAACAGCTTTGCTATTTGCTAGGGAGGGAGCAAAAATCGTCATCACAGACATAAACCAGGAATCCGGTGATCAAGCTGTGAAAGACATTCAGGCAATCGGCGGGGAGGCCCTGTTCATCCGTCATGATGTCAGCAATGAAGAAGATTGGAAAAAGGTTGCAAAGGAAACGATCGATACTTTTGATAAGGTGGATGTTCTGTTCAACAATGCGGGTATTTATATCATTAAACCGGTTGCGGAGATTGAACTGGAGGAGTGGAATCGTCTCATGTCGATAAACGTGACCGGCGTATTCCTGGGAATGAAGCATATTATGCCACTGATGGCGAAACAAAATAAAGGTTCAGTCATAAACGCTTCTTCCATAGCAGGCTTGATTGGAGCCCCTGGTCATGTTTTATACGGTGCAAGCAAGGGAGCGGTCCGGACAATGACTAAAGATGCTGCTATCGAGTATGCTTCAAAAGGGGTCCGTGTAAACTCGATTCATCCAGGATATATCGATACCGGGATGGCGGACTATGCATCTGAACAAACGGGCAGTTCAAAAGATGAATTGGGTAAAGAATTCCCGTTGGGACATCTGGGCAGCGTCAACAATGTGGCGAATACAGTGCTTTTCATTGCCTCGGACGAATCTTCCTATACGACGGGTACCGAATTTGTGATAGATGGCGGAGCAACTGCTCGCTAA
- a CDS encoding LuxR C-terminal-related transcriptional regulator — translation MTQHSHAYEEISFQQFILFIKSHNKQIEENINIYLNLEPLILENERKVIQTLLESFLLFLSAPKIEDINETYDKYLETWLQSHLPILNVNHFSMFRLIFEKSIVTLMANLKHAHTISILMFLLSIFSHLIHSYNKWMDVEPMQLSKTHEENAELKRLQLLDQLDELLINSSGIKDFAHILKKCEEFFHYKRCVFYAYIPWSNQFYGTIGLELPKVQSMRGQLSLKQSFVFNSKKPVFLKNPNHYIKKEHIALFNLSSVIFVPIVHDQQVFGWLTFDQLGEEFDYSKDELTLLEQVGKRLGLYLSRKDDEVSIDIDLQLTERESMVLNLLAEGFNNKKMAELLQLSEHTIRDYISSLMTKFKAKNRTQVVVYGFRFGLLK, via the coding sequence ATGACCCAGCACTCTCATGCTTATGAAGAGATATCGTTTCAGCAATTCATCTTATTCATAAAAAGCCATAACAAACAGATTGAAGAAAATATCAATATTTATTTAAATCTAGAGCCCCTTATATTAGAAAATGAACGGAAGGTGATACAAACATTACTGGAATCATTTCTACTATTTTTATCCGCTCCAAAAATCGAAGACATAAATGAAACGTACGATAAGTATCTGGAAACTTGGCTTCAATCACATTTACCCATTTTAAATGTGAACCATTTCAGCATGTTCCGATTAATCTTTGAAAAGTCCATCGTTACCTTAATGGCCAACCTGAAACATGCCCATACCATTTCCATTCTAATGTTCTTATTATCCATTTTCTCTCATCTCATCCATAGCTATAACAAATGGATGGATGTCGAACCAATGCAACTTTCAAAAACCCACGAAGAAAATGCTGAACTTAAAAGGCTGCAACTATTAGACCAGTTGGATGAGCTTCTAATTAACTCATCAGGAATTAAGGATTTTGCTCATATCCTAAAAAAATGTGAAGAGTTCTTTCACTATAAAAGATGTGTTTTTTATGCTTATATTCCTTGGTCCAATCAATTTTATGGCACCATTGGATTGGAGCTGCCTAAGGTTCAAAGCATGAGAGGACAACTCAGCTTGAAGCAATCCTTTGTTTTCAATTCAAAAAAGCCTGTATTTTTAAAGAATCCCAATCATTATATTAAAAAGGAACATATAGCCTTGTTTAATCTTTCATCTGTTATATTTGTGCCGATTGTTCATGACCAGCAAGTTTTTGGCTGGCTGACCTTTGATCAATTAGGAGAGGAATTCGATTATTCAAAAGATGAACTAACTTTACTTGAACAGGTCGGAAAACGGTTAGGCTTATATTTATCAAGAAAGGATGATGAGGTATCCATTGATATAGATCTACAATTGACGGAACGGGAATCCATGGTTTTAAATTTGCTGGCGGAGGGGTTTAACAATAAAAAGATGGCCGAATTATTGCAATTAAGCGAGCATACTATAAGGGATTATATAAGCAGTTTAATGACAAAGTTTAAAGCCAAGAACCGTACACAAGTCGTAGTCTATGGATTTCGTTTTGGTCTATTAAAGTAA
- a CDS encoding Ger(x)C family spore germination protein — MKMILRIILFVLSLALLSGCWDTKDIQDIQYISAMGIDYQNGQYVIYVQVTSFAGVAKQEGLEPKPTPVWVAKGRGKTMNEAMNDIYKRSNQYIYWAHVKLIIFSESLLKHGLVNVNDPILRFQQIRETTWLYGTDDSLEKILFVNSLFGSSVQTSIFNPKDIYKLRSFVEPIRIQRFYTQNYETGMTIKLPKISLKTEVWKAKEKTQNTVKLSGAYFIKNNQLKGEIANKHLGGMRWLTKSTVRSPIGIKINKNNYVQISLMRPKFNIKPINVNDEVEFDISIEVEGAVMDMEENISLTHLKEKIQRALEKEIRDTYKYALKKNIDIYNLEGVIYRKDLKKWKEVSKEDFSLNEESIRNIQVDVTIKKTGDYKYEYMN; from the coding sequence ATGAAAATGATCCTTAGAATTATACTATTTGTATTGAGCCTTGCTCTTTTAAGTGGCTGCTGGGATACCAAGGATATTCAAGATATTCAATATATAAGTGCAATGGGTATAGATTATCAAAATGGTCAGTATGTCATTTATGTGCAGGTGACGTCTTTTGCAGGTGTGGCTAAACAAGAAGGCTTGGAACCAAAACCAACACCTGTTTGGGTCGCCAAAGGGCGAGGGAAAACAATGAACGAGGCCATGAATGACATTTATAAAAGGTCAAACCAGTATATTTATTGGGCTCATGTTAAATTGATCATTTTCTCTGAAAGCTTACTAAAACATGGATTGGTAAACGTAAATGATCCCATTTTAAGATTTCAACAAATTAGGGAAACAACTTGGTTATATGGAACCGATGATTCCTTAGAAAAGATTCTCTTTGTCAATAGTCTATTCGGCTCATCAGTGCAAACAAGCATTTTCAATCCGAAGGATATTTATAAATTAAGATCCTTTGTCGAACCCATCCGGATCCAAAGATTTTATACGCAAAATTATGAAACAGGAATGACAATAAAACTACCGAAGATTTCGTTAAAAACTGAGGTATGGAAAGCAAAAGAAAAAACACAGAACACCGTAAAACTATCAGGGGCCTATTTTATTAAAAATAATCAGCTAAAGGGGGAGATAGCAAATAAACATCTTGGGGGGATGAGATGGTTAACAAAATCAACGGTAAGGTCCCCGATTGGAATAAAAATCAACAAAAACAACTATGTTCAAATATCGCTAATGAGGCCAAAATTCAATATAAAGCCAATCAATGTAAATGATGAAGTCGAATTCGATATTTCAATTGAAGTAGAAGGTGCCGTAATGGATATGGAAGAAAACATCTCCTTAACCCACCTTAAAGAAAAAATACAGAGGGCATTAGAGAAAGAAATTAGGGATACTTACAAATATGCTCTTAAAAAAAATATAGACATCTATAATTTAGAAGGAGTTATCTACAGAAAGGATTTGAAAAAATGGAAAGAAGTTTCTAAAGAGGATTTTAGCCTTAATGAAGAATCCATTCGTAATATTCAGGTGGACGTTACTATTAAAAAAACAGGCGATTATAAATATGAGTACATGAATTGA
- a CDS encoding spore germination protein, with protein sequence MEPLLNKVNKGSSSEIQLKTEYFNELFGMSSDVKFKKHTITSEGKTDPPLICTLIYSEVLVDVKKLWESVARLEGSVFINSKLKEEEVIEDPQDEFKVSRVFPSSTLKENVEENVFSGMVLMLFEELELLFMFSLPSIPNRSPEETSSEISIRGPRDGFIEDISVNLGLIRKRYKTASLENQAFTIGKRSKTKINLLYVKDVVNPETIEKVKRKISSINTDILLGTTELEEFLSGSKFNLIPLFDYTGRPDYAVASLNNGRFAILVDGSPTVLIGPGNITLLLKAAEDRHTPSYYTNFEYFFRIIGLVVSIFLPGFYIALISFQLDQLPFPFLATITVSRFGLPISPQQEAFLILGLFELFREAGITLPKAIGQSLAVVGGLIIGDAAIRGGITSPTMLVVAGTTAVATYTLINQSLGGIVSMARFFVLFLSSVLGLFGFFLGVFSIVLYLSRLQIYGLPYLAPISPLSLKDLLGGGVFVKPYLFRKKRAEMLKTKDRTKGNR encoded by the coding sequence ATGGAGCCTCTATTGAACAAGGTAAATAAGGGGAGTTCTTCGGAGATCCAACTAAAGACGGAGTATTTCAATGAATTATTCGGAATGAGCTCGGATGTAAAATTCAAAAAGCATACCATTACATCTGAAGGGAAAACCGATCCGCCCCTTATTTGCACTTTGATTTATTCAGAGGTGTTGGTCGATGTCAAAAAGTTGTGGGAATCAGTAGCACGGCTTGAAGGTAGTGTATTCATAAATTCTAAACTGAAGGAAGAAGAGGTTATAGAGGATCCGCAAGACGAATTTAAAGTCAGTAGGGTTTTCCCTTCCTCCACTTTAAAAGAAAATGTGGAGGAAAACGTATTTTCCGGGATGGTCCTGATGCTATTTGAAGAATTGGAATTATTATTCATGTTTTCCCTACCAAGCATCCCGAATCGAAGTCCCGAGGAAACAAGTAGTGAAATTTCCATCCGAGGTCCACGTGATGGATTTATTGAAGATATCTCTGTTAATTTAGGGTTGATCAGAAAAAGATATAAAACTGCATCACTCGAAAATCAAGCATTTACCATTGGCAAAAGGAGCAAGACAAAAATCAATTTATTATATGTGAAGGATGTTGTAAATCCAGAAACCATTGAAAAAGTAAAAAGGAAAATCTCCTCAATAAACACAGATATCTTGTTGGGAACTACTGAACTTGAAGAATTTTTATCAGGCAGTAAGTTCAACCTGATCCCGTTATTTGATTATACAGGGAGGCCGGATTATGCTGTAGCCAGTTTAAATAATGGGCGCTTTGCCATTTTAGTGGATGGGTCACCAACAGTCTTAATTGGGCCAGGTAATATTACACTCTTGTTAAAAGCCGCGGAAGATCGTCATACTCCATCTTACTATACAAATTTCGAATATTTCTTTCGCATTATCGGACTGGTGGTATCAATATTTCTGCCAGGTTTTTATATAGCACTAATATCATTTCAATTAGACCAGCTCCCCTTTCCATTTTTGGCGACGATAACCGTATCTAGATTTGGGTTGCCTATATCACCTCAACAAGAGGCTTTCTTGATTTTGGGTTTATTTGAGTTGTTTCGGGAGGCAGGGATCACACTCCCAAAAGCAATCGGTCAATCACTGGCTGTTGTGGGTGGATTAATTATAGGTGATGCGGCAATTAGGGGCGGGATTACATCCCCGACGATGTTGGTGGTGGCAGGTACTACTGCGGTAGCCACCTATACATTAATCAATCAATCTTTAGGTGGAATTGTAAGCATGGCCAGGTTTTTTGTATTATTTCTCTCTTCTGTTTTAGGTTTATTCGGATTCTTTCTCGGTGTATTCTCTATTGTCCTTTATTTATCAAGGCTGCAGATTTATGGTTTACCCTACTTAGCGCCTATATCACCACTATCCTTGAAAGATCTTCTAGGGGGCGGTGTCTTTGTGAAGCCATATCTCTTTAGAAAGAAACGAGCCGAAATGCTGAAAACTAAGGACAGAACAAAAGGAAATCGCTAA
- a CDS encoding endospore germination permease — protein sequence MIKSISTFQATMVLILSIGLMNHVIVLPSLLGASGRDSWISNLVTGMLFLLWLPMVYWIINKTKQQHIIGWLHTHSHPLAAWSIKILLFFYILLNLFVTLYSTFSWVNSTYMIQTPEYILFIPFIILCFIAAEAGIKTIAIAGGLVLPLVVALGFMIMTANIQYKDYSLLFPIFENGITPVWDGVVILGGGFTEIFLLVLIQQFVKTEIKFRSLLFLGLFLLFISMGPIIGSITEFGPVQAAKISNPAYAQWRLLTMGKYLNRLDFLSIYQWLSGAFIRVSLSIFLMGELFQIKSRKIKNIVLLAISVSLIIALCIPIDIPAYRNFTERYYFKLSVISILVITFFINMVIFLKERVKKNGASIEQGK from the coding sequence ATGATAAAAAGTATATCTACTTTTCAAGCGACAATGGTGCTGATTCTATCTATTGGGTTGATGAACCATGTTATCGTTTTGCCTTCACTGCTTGGGGCATCCGGAAGAGATTCATGGATCAGTAATTTAGTCACCGGGATGCTTTTTCTTTTATGGCTTCCCATGGTTTATTGGATCATAAATAAAACAAAACAGCAGCATATCATTGGCTGGCTTCATACTCACAGTCACCCGCTCGCCGCCTGGTCCATAAAAATCCTTCTTTTCTTCTATATTTTATTAAACTTGTTTGTCACTTTATATAGCACATTTTCCTGGGTAAACAGTACTTATATGATTCAAACGCCAGAATATATATTATTTATACCTTTCATCATCCTATGTTTTATTGCTGCAGAGGCTGGAATCAAAACAATAGCCATTGCCGGAGGATTGGTTTTACCCCTTGTTGTGGCACTTGGATTTATGATAATGACGGCAAATATACAGTATAAGGATTACTCCTTGCTTTTCCCTATTTTTGAAAATGGAATTACACCTGTTTGGGACGGGGTCGTAATACTAGGTGGAGGTTTTACAGAGATATTTCTTCTCGTTTTGATTCAACAGTTTGTAAAGACAGAAATAAAGTTCAGGAGTTTACTTTTTTTAGGTTTATTTCTTTTGTTTATCAGTATGGGACCCATAATAGGCTCTATTACAGAGTTTGGTCCGGTACAGGCTGCAAAAATCAGCAATCCTGCATACGCTCAATGGCGGTTACTAACCATGGGTAAGTATTTGAACCGGCTGGATTTTTTATCAATATACCAATGGCTTTCAGGTGCATTTATCCGTGTATCGTTATCGATATTCCTAATGGGGGAACTGTTTCAAATTAAATCAAGGAAAATAAAAAATATTGTATTGCTTGCTATATCAGTCTCCTTAATCATTGCGCTTTGTATACCAATCGACATTCCAGCATACAGGAATTTTACGGAACGATATTATTTTAAATTGAGTGTGATTAGCATTTTGGTTATAACCTTTTTTATTAACATGGTCATTTTTTTGAAAGAAAGGGTGAAAAAGAATGGAGCCTCTATTGAACAAGGTAAATAA